Proteins encoded together in one Corallococcus soli window:
- a CDS encoding metallophosphoesterase encodes MESPLRFILFFLVVGAATVWVHVYLYRRLFRDTSEHRAWRRTGQVLLTALCLPLLLSWVVTRVLPSAFFLAVLSWTWMGVAVYLLLALALLGGVRWLVARTRGHRGLEAPIPAASPAPGPEPLPAPSLAELSVTVPPPTVDEDRRRFLARATAGGAVLAASGLTGYGIWSAFHPPVVNEVTVRLPGLPKALDGFSIVHLSDIHVGPIIQRRFMDELVSRCNALKPDLVAITGDMVDGTVRDLGHSVAALQNLKARAGTHFITGNHEYYWNAGVWADALTGLGITVLRNRHVTIGDAGGAFDLVGVDDWSMRHGPQGYNLDAALAGRDPGRASVLLAHQPSNWDVAAKAGMGLQLSGHTHGGQFFPFTVAVSAIWKHDAGLFQDGDRHLYVSRGTGFWGPPLRVAAPAEIVKVTLLA; translated from the coding sequence ATGGAAAGCCCGCTGCGCTTCATCTTGTTCTTCCTCGTCGTCGGCGCCGCCACGGTCTGGGTCCACGTCTATCTGTACCGGCGCCTGTTCCGGGACACGTCGGAGCACCGCGCGTGGCGTCGCACCGGCCAGGTGCTGCTGACGGCGCTGTGCCTGCCGCTGCTGCTGTCGTGGGTGGTGACGCGCGTGCTGCCCTCCGCGTTCTTCCTGGCCGTCCTGTCATGGACGTGGATGGGCGTGGCCGTGTACCTGCTGCTCGCCCTGGCCCTGCTGGGCGGGGTGCGCTGGCTCGTGGCCCGGACGCGGGGCCACCGGGGCCTTGAGGCCCCCATCCCAGCCGCGAGCCCGGCTCCGGGCCCGGAGCCGCTCCCCGCGCCGTCCCTGGCGGAGCTGTCCGTCACCGTCCCGCCCCCGACCGTGGACGAGGACCGGCGGCGCTTCCTCGCCCGGGCCACCGCGGGCGGCGCGGTGCTCGCGGCCAGTGGCCTCACCGGCTACGGCATCTGGAGCGCCTTCCACCCGCCGGTGGTGAACGAGGTCACGGTGCGGCTGCCCGGCCTGCCCAAGGCGCTGGACGGCTTCAGCATCGTGCACCTGAGCGACATCCACGTGGGCCCCATCATCCAGCGCCGGTTCATGGACGAGCTGGTGTCGCGCTGCAACGCGCTCAAGCCGGACCTGGTGGCCATCACCGGCGACATGGTGGACGGCACGGTGCGCGACCTGGGCCACTCGGTCGCCGCGCTCCAGAACCTGAAGGCGCGAGCGGGCACGCACTTCATCACCGGCAATCACGAGTACTACTGGAACGCGGGCGTCTGGGCGGACGCGCTCACGGGCCTGGGCATCACGGTGCTGCGCAACCGCCACGTGACCATCGGTGACGCGGGCGGCGCGTTCGACCTGGTGGGCGTGGACGACTGGTCCATGCGCCACGGCCCCCAGGGCTACAACCTGGACGCCGCGCTCGCCGGCCGGGACCCGGGCCGCGCCTCCGTGCTGCTGGCGCACCAGCCCTCCAACTGGGACGTCGCGGCGAAGGCAGGCATGGGCCTGCAGCTGTCCGGGCACACCCACGGCGGACAATTCTTTCCGTTCACCGTCGCCGTCTCCGCCATCTGGAAGCACGACGCCGGCCTCTTCCAGGACGGCGACCGCCACCTCTACGTCAGCCGGGGCACCGGTTTCTGGGGTCCGCCCCTGCGCGTTGCCGCTCCGGCTGAAATCGTTAAGGTGACGCTCCTGGCGTGA
- a CDS encoding alpha/beta hydrolase-fold protein translates to MDTQTLEARARREGTPVIDGDTATFVWKGPSRVFLQGDFQDWRGAPLPLERVGKGLWARSLALPKDAYVEYALQDARGRRVRDAFNKRRSDNGFGGFNHCFWMPKGAPTPLGTRVRGVPRGRVTRHQVETHEWIVGRKRKVALYAPPASGPVPLVMVLDGDDYLERVQLPTLVDNLVAQGRMRPVALAFVSNGGEARTAEYACSEATVAFLERRVLPLAHEKLSLVDARSTPGAHAVLGSSLGGLMALFAAQRLPHVFGRVLSQSGAFSIEGTDMVVFDLARRQAQPPLHVWMDCGRFEALEEGNQRLLPVLQAAGHRVTYRSYSGGHNYPAWQCDLPAGLEELFSASG, encoded by the coding sequence ATGGACACGCAGACGCTGGAAGCACGCGCGCGCCGCGAGGGCACGCCGGTCATCGACGGGGACACCGCGACCTTCGTGTGGAAGGGCCCGAGCCGCGTCTTCCTCCAGGGAGACTTCCAGGACTGGCGGGGCGCGCCCCTGCCGCTGGAGCGCGTGGGCAAGGGCCTGTGGGCGCGTTCGCTGGCGCTGCCGAAGGACGCCTACGTGGAGTACGCGCTCCAGGACGCGCGCGGCCGGCGCGTGCGCGACGCGTTCAACAAGCGCCGCTCCGACAACGGCTTCGGCGGCTTCAACCACTGCTTCTGGATGCCGAAGGGCGCGCCCACCCCGCTGGGCACGCGCGTGCGCGGCGTGCCCCGGGGCCGCGTGACGCGCCACCAGGTGGAGACCCACGAGTGGATCGTGGGCCGCAAGCGCAAGGTGGCCCTCTACGCGCCGCCGGCGTCGGGGCCCGTGCCGCTGGTGATGGTGCTGGATGGCGACGACTACCTGGAGCGCGTCCAACTGCCCACGCTGGTGGACAACCTGGTGGCCCAGGGCCGCATGCGCCCGGTGGCGCTGGCCTTCGTGTCCAACGGCGGCGAGGCGCGCACCGCCGAGTACGCCTGCAGCGAGGCCACCGTCGCCTTCCTGGAGCGCCGCGTGCTGCCCCTCGCGCACGAGAAGCTGTCCCTGGTGGACGCGCGGAGCACGCCGGGCGCGCACGCGGTGCTGGGCTCCTCGCTGGGGGGCCTGATGGCCCTCTTCGCGGCCCAGCGCCTGCCCCACGTCTTCGGCCGGGTGCTGTCCCAGTCCGGCGCCTTCTCCATTGAAGGCACCGACATGGTCGTCTTCGACCTGGCCCGGAGGCAGGCCCAGCCGCCGCTCCACGTCTGGATGGACTGCGGCCGCTTCGAGGCCCTGGAGGAAGGCAACCAGCGGCTCCTGCCCGTCCTCCAGGCCGCCGGACACCGCGTCACGTACCGGAGCTACAGCGGGGGCCACAACTACCCGGCCTGGCAATGCGATCTGCCGGCCGGGCTCGAAGAATTGTTCTCAGCTTCTGGGTGA
- a CDS encoding TIGR01777 family oxidoreductase: MRVTCTGASGFLGQGLVQGLLDAGHTVHVLSRNVEQALGRLPAGVTGSFFDGSTPLSPDALGGAEAVVHLAGEPVDQRWTHDAKQRIHASRVEGTRVLVEAMRQAGGVRHFVCASAVGYYGGARAGQPLTEEDAPGDDFLAHVCQGWEAEAHRAAEAGVRTVRLRIGVVLHPAGGVLHRMLPVFRMGAGGRVGNGHQYVSWVHREDVLALMRFALEHPSLEGAVNATSPEPVTNATFAHTLGGVLERPALLQVPGFVLKARFGEMARVALEGQRVMPRRALEAGFEFRHPHLGEALRNLLPHAGP, translated from the coding sequence GTGAGGGTGACGTGCACGGGCGCCAGCGGCTTCCTGGGGCAGGGGCTTGTCCAGGGTTTGTTGGATGCTGGCCACACCGTGCACGTACTCAGCCGGAACGTTGAACAGGCCCTGGGCAGGCTGCCCGCCGGGGTGACGGGCTCCTTCTTCGACGGGAGCACGCCGCTGTCGCCGGACGCGCTCGGCGGGGCGGAGGCGGTGGTGCATCTGGCGGGAGAGCCGGTGGACCAGCGGTGGACGCACGACGCCAAGCAGCGCATCCACGCCAGCCGGGTGGAGGGCACGCGCGTGCTGGTGGAGGCGATGCGGCAGGCGGGCGGCGTGCGGCACTTCGTCTGCGCCTCGGCGGTGGGCTACTACGGCGGCGCGCGCGCGGGGCAGCCGTTGACGGAGGAGGATGCGCCCGGCGACGACTTCCTCGCCCACGTGTGCCAGGGCTGGGAGGCGGAGGCCCACCGCGCGGCGGAGGCGGGGGTGCGCACGGTGCGGCTGCGCATTGGCGTGGTGCTGCACCCGGCGGGCGGCGTGCTGCACCGGATGCTGCCGGTGTTCCGCATGGGCGCGGGCGGACGGGTGGGCAACGGGCACCAGTACGTGAGCTGGGTGCACCGCGAGGACGTCCTCGCGCTGATGCGCTTCGCGCTGGAGCACCCCTCGCTGGAGGGCGCGGTGAACGCCACGTCACCGGAGCCCGTCACCAACGCGACGTTCGCGCACACGCTGGGCGGGGTGCTGGAGCGGCCCGCGCTGTTGCAGGTGCCGGGCTTCGTCCTCAAGGCGCGCTTCGGGGAGATGGCGCGCGTGGCGCTGGAGGGCCAGCGGGTGATGCCCCGGCGCGCGCTGGAGGCGGGCTTCGAGTTCCGCCACCCCCACCTGGGCGAGGCGCTGAGAAATCTGCTGCCGCACGCGGGCCCCTGA
- a CDS encoding peroxiredoxin family protein: MKAWITGALAVTLAAGGASGAPPGPEPVDATLSTSKGERVRLSRWRGKPVILFYEDKDSTTLNAALKEELFARGRERGLLESAWVVAVANLEKYDFFPARGIALSYVRDEEKKAGVPILVDLEGTLGQAPWKLPTKTSNVMLLDAQGALVFRHSGRMKPEDRARFFVALSALVGQDLTTEAVTEALP; encoded by the coding sequence ATGAAGGCGTGGATCACAGGTGCGCTGGCAGTGACCCTGGCGGCGGGGGGCGCGAGCGGCGCGCCTCCCGGCCCGGAGCCGGTGGATGCGACCCTAAGCACTTCCAAGGGTGAGCGCGTGCGGCTGTCCCGGTGGCGTGGAAAACCCGTCATCCTCTTCTACGAAGACAAGGACTCCACGACACTCAACGCGGCCTTGAAGGAGGAGTTGTTCGCTCGCGGGCGTGAGCGGGGGCTGCTGGAGAGCGCCTGGGTGGTCGCGGTCGCCAATCTGGAGAAGTACGACTTCTTCCCTGCGAGGGGAATTGCCCTGTCGTACGTGCGGGACGAGGAGAAGAAGGCCGGGGTCCCCATCCTGGTGGACCTGGAGGGCACGCTGGGCCAGGCGCCGTGGAAGCTGCCCACCAAGACGTCCAACGTGATGCTGCTGGACGCGCAGGGCGCGTTGGTCTTCCGACACTCCGGCCGCATGAAGCCGGAGGACCGGGCGCGCTTCTTCGTCGCCCTGAGCGCGCTGGTGGGCCAGGACCTGACCACGGAAGCGGTGACGGAGGCCCTGCCGTGA
- a CDS encoding polyprenyl synthetase family protein — protein MAIPLPNVQQTPADVAPPEQAWLQLVQAQVESALALLFELPDEASLDPRWSRALEQARGYALRPAKRLRPALVLAGHGLARGGTAVPQGLWRFAAGLELLHTFLLIHDDVADQAELRRGGPVLHRMLSPGRPGEDLAIVMGDHLFARSLEAMLESGLPGVSRVVQYYLGVCRHTAAGQYLDLDLSRTPLSEVTLFQTLRVAHLKTARYGFSAPLVCGAMLGGADDTLKKGLEQVGRSVGIAYQLRDDLIGLFGDASVAGKACDGDFTQGKRTFPLMAAYVRATPAGREELERLWALPVEEKDAEALARARALVESFGGRVACERAVERASRSARRSLRALPNSHGMRDLLDDLIVRLSRRAS, from the coding sequence ATGGCCATCCCGCTTCCCAACGTGCAGCAGACTCCCGCTGACGTGGCACCCCCGGAGCAGGCCTGGCTGCAGCTCGTGCAGGCGCAGGTGGAGTCGGCCCTCGCGCTGCTGTTCGAGCTGCCGGACGAGGCCTCGCTGGATCCGCGCTGGTCGCGCGCGCTGGAGCAGGCGCGCGGCTACGCCCTGCGGCCGGCCAAGCGGTTGCGGCCGGCGCTGGTGCTCGCGGGCCATGGGCTGGCGCGGGGCGGGACGGCGGTGCCGCAGGGCCTGTGGCGCTTCGCGGCGGGGCTGGAGCTGCTGCACACGTTCCTGCTCATCCATGACGACGTGGCGGACCAGGCGGAGCTGCGGCGGGGCGGGCCGGTGCTGCACCGGATGCTGTCCCCGGGCCGGCCGGGCGAGGACCTGGCCATCGTGATGGGGGACCACCTCTTCGCGCGCTCGCTGGAGGCGATGCTGGAGTCGGGGCTGCCGGGCGTCTCCCGCGTGGTGCAGTACTACCTGGGGGTGTGCCGGCACACGGCCGCGGGGCAGTACCTGGACCTGGACCTGTCGCGCACGCCGCTGTCGGAGGTGACGCTCTTCCAGACGCTGCGCGTGGCCCACCTCAAGACGGCGCGCTACGGCTTCAGCGCCCCGCTGGTGTGTGGCGCGATGCTGGGCGGCGCGGACGACACGCTCAAGAAGGGCCTGGAGCAGGTGGGCCGCTCGGTGGGCATCGCCTATCAGCTGCGCGACGACCTCATCGGCCTGTTCGGCGACGCGTCCGTGGCGGGCAAGGCGTGCGACGGGGACTTCACGCAGGGCAAGCGCACCTTCCCGTTGATGGCGGCGTACGTGCGCGCCACGCCCGCGGGCCGCGAGGAGCTGGAGCGGCTGTGGGCGCTGCCGGTGGAGGAGAAGGACGCGGAGGCCCTGGCCCGGGCCCGCGCCCTGGTGGAGTCGTTCGGCGGCCGCGTCGCGTGTGAGCGCGCGGTGGAGCGGGCGTCGCGTTCGGCGCGCCGCAGCCTGCGGGCCCTGCCCAACTCCCATGGCATGCGGGACCTGCTGGATGACCTCATCGTCCGTCTCTCGCGCCGCGCTTCCTGA
- a CDS encoding phytoene desaturase family protein, translating into MSAQGKRVVVVGAGVGGLAAAARLARQGFDVQVFEKTRGPGGRCNQLQVDGFTWDIGPTIVLMPEVFEETFRALGRRIEDYLTLMRCDPNYRVHFRDGSDVTFTSELCTMGRELERVEPGSFQRYLSFLAQGRTQYRISLDHFVGRNFDGISDYFSPGVLAKIFKARAHRRMYADVSRFFQDDRLRAAMTFQTMYLGVSPFESPAVYGLLPFTELGVGIWFPKGGLYAIPLALERLAREEGVRLHYGAPVERILTEGGRTTGVRLVGGEVVPADAVLCNADLPYAYEKLLDPKDAPFKRDKKLRFTSSGYMLYLGMKKKVPALLHHNVMFGRDYAGSFDDIFQRFRVPEDPSFYVNVPSHTDPSLAPEGKDALYVLVPVPHQHANLDWKTEGPKVRAKVFQRLGELGFPDLEADIEVERVFTPDDWAGTYNLARGSAFGLAQNFFQVGPFRPANVDPNVKNLFFVGASTQPGTGLPTVLISARLVTERLVTWARKAGVTLSPRTQTPAPVEVAA; encoded by the coding sequence ATGAGCGCACAAGGCAAGCGGGTGGTGGTGGTGGGCGCGGGCGTGGGCGGGCTGGCCGCGGCGGCGAGGCTCGCGCGGCAGGGCTTCGACGTGCAGGTGTTCGAAAAGACGCGGGGCCCGGGCGGGCGGTGCAACCAGCTCCAGGTGGACGGGTTCACGTGGGACATCGGGCCCACCATCGTGCTGATGCCGGAGGTGTTCGAGGAGACCTTCCGCGCGCTCGGACGTCGCATCGAGGACTACCTCACGCTGATGCGCTGTGACCCCAACTACCGGGTGCACTTCCGGGACGGGTCCGACGTCACCTTCACCTCCGAGCTGTGCACCATGGGCCGCGAGTTGGAGCGCGTGGAGCCCGGCAGCTTCCAGCGCTACCTGTCCTTCCTGGCGCAGGGCCGCACCCAGTACCGCATCAGCCTGGACCACTTCGTGGGCCGCAACTTCGACGGCATCTCCGACTACTTCTCCCCCGGCGTGCTGGCGAAGATCTTCAAGGCCCGCGCGCACCGCCGCATGTACGCGGACGTCAGCCGCTTCTTCCAGGACGACCGCCTGCGCGCGGCGATGACGTTCCAGACCATGTACCTGGGCGTGTCCCCCTTCGAATCCCCGGCTGTGTACGGCCTGCTGCCCTTCACCGAGCTGGGCGTGGGCATCTGGTTCCCCAAGGGCGGCCTGTACGCCATTCCCCTGGCGCTGGAGCGGCTGGCGCGCGAGGAGGGCGTGCGCCTGCACTACGGCGCGCCGGTGGAGCGCATCCTCACGGAAGGGGGCCGCACCACGGGTGTGCGGCTGGTGGGCGGGGAGGTGGTGCCCGCGGACGCGGTGCTCTGCAACGCGGACCTGCCGTACGCGTACGAGAAGCTGTTGGACCCGAAGGACGCGCCGTTCAAGCGCGACAAGAAGCTGCGCTTCACCTCCAGCGGCTACATGCTCTACCTGGGCATGAAGAAGAAGGTGCCGGCGCTGCTGCACCACAACGTGATGTTCGGCCGCGACTACGCGGGCTCCTTCGACGACATCTTCCAGCGCTTCCGCGTGCCGGAGGACCCCAGCTTCTACGTCAACGTGCCCTCGCACACGGACCCGTCGCTGGCGCCGGAGGGCAAGGACGCGCTCTACGTGCTGGTGCCGGTGCCGCACCAGCACGCCAACCTGGACTGGAAGACCGAGGGCCCGAAGGTGCGCGCGAAGGTGTTCCAGCGCCTGGGCGAGCTGGGCTTCCCCGACCTGGAGGCGGACATCGAGGTGGAGCGCGTGTTCACCCCGGATGACTGGGCGGGCACGTACAACCTGGCGCGCGGCAGCGCGTTCGGGCTGGCGCAGAACTTCTTCCAGGTGGGGCCCTTCCGCCCGGCCAACGTGGATCCAAACGTGAAGAACCTCTTCTTCGTGGGCGCCTCCACCCAGCCGGGCACGGGCCTGCCCACGGTGCTCATCTCCGCGCGGCTCGTCACCGAGCGGCTGGTGACGTGGGCCCGGAAGGCGGGCGTGACGCTGTCGCCGCGCACACAAACCCCGGCCCCGGTGGAGGTGGCGGCATGA
- a CDS encoding phytoene/squalene synthase family protein: MSVTDSPALIAEGYRRARVVTRHHAKSFFFASYLLFGQRKKAAFALYAFCRRLDDLVDAGESALEGSPLDLSTRLVRARERVAQVYLPLPELASKALGPPSTRQPAADAPSPWEPSEFAALRHSIHRYRIPEQPFQDLISGMEMDLTKVRYDTWEELELYCYRVAGVVGLMLTPVLGCEDERAVEPAADLGRAMQLTNILRDVREDLERGRVYLPAEELRAFGLTEDDLRRGQVDARWRDFMRFQIQRARAYYARAAGGVKYLTGFGSQRMVRLMGGIYGDILRDIEARDYDVFSGRAHTTKGRKLALATAAFVTPRAVLRETHAAMPVLAPPPLLSTGTGGPR; encoded by the coding sequence ATGAGCGTCACCGACTCCCCGGCCCTCATCGCGGAAGGCTACCGGCGCGCGCGCGTCGTCACGCGCCACCACGCCAAGAGCTTCTTCTTCGCTTCGTACCTGCTCTTTGGGCAGCGCAAGAAGGCGGCCTTCGCCCTGTATGCCTTCTGCCGGCGCCTGGATGACCTGGTGGACGCGGGCGAGAGCGCGCTGGAGGGCTCGCCCCTGGACCTGTCCACGCGGCTGGTCCGCGCGCGCGAGCGCGTGGCCCAGGTGTACCTGCCCCTGCCGGAGCTGGCCTCGAAGGCGCTGGGCCCGCCGTCCACGCGGCAGCCCGCCGCCGACGCGCCGTCGCCGTGGGAGCCGAGCGAGTTCGCGGCGCTGCGCCACAGCATCCACCGCTACCGCATCCCGGAGCAGCCCTTCCAGGACCTCATCTCCGGCATGGAGATGGACCTGACGAAGGTGCGCTACGACACCTGGGAGGAGCTGGAGCTGTACTGCTACCGCGTCGCGGGGGTGGTCGGCCTGATGCTGACGCCGGTGCTGGGCTGCGAGGACGAGCGCGCGGTGGAGCCGGCGGCGGACCTGGGCCGCGCCATGCAGCTCACCAACATCCTGCGCGACGTGCGCGAGGACCTGGAGCGCGGCCGGGTGTACCTGCCCGCGGAGGAGCTGCGCGCGTTCGGGCTCACGGAGGACGACCTGCGCCGGGGTCAGGTGGACGCGCGCTGGCGCGACTTCATGCGCTTTCAAATCCAGCGCGCCCGGGCGTACTACGCGCGGGCGGCGGGCGGTGTGAAGTACCTCACCGGCTTCGGCAGCCAGCGCATGGTGCGGCTGATGGGCGGCATCTACGGCGACATCCTGCGCGACATCGAGGCGCGGGACTACGACGTGTTCAGCGGCCGGGCCCACACGACGAAGGGCCGCAAGCTGGCGCTGGCGACAGCCGCGTTCGTGACCCCCCGCGCGGTGCTGCGGGAGACCCACGCGGCCATGCCCGTGCTGGCGCCGCCTCCGCTGCTGTCCACGGGAACGGGAGGCCCCCGATGA
- a CDS encoding phytoene desaturase family protein: MKASKTSRVAVIGGGIGGLTAAGLLAKEGHAVTLFEGSPSLGGKAQAVTVEGLTLDTGPTLLTLPALVRGTFEKLDALDLLPPFTELEPQCAYRFTDGCGFTAYKDLERMADSAAELRPGERKGVHSFYAEAAAIWRAAGEPYLEAPFEGMAGFMARVARRGIGAMLAGMKLDTLHTLATKHFQTQHLQQYVGRFATYAGGSPYASSAAFALIPHIEHAYGVHHVKGGIGALVEALGQAVRRQGVTVHLDTRARFERTSEGYRVGPGQELFDSVVVNADPLASLRRESEPLSLSGFVLLLEVEGRPALPHHTVLFGADYRREFDELFAGKLATDPTVYFCNPSATDPGMAPLGRTGLFVMVNAPAMPLGDSQAEQAGRDWESMAALVRTQMFDALFKHYPGLRGKTRVVGQRTPVDLAARGAPGGSIYGFLPHGRFGPFRRPRIRGGTPGLFFAGGGTHPGGGVPLVMLSGRFAAEMASAHLRRSA; this comes from the coding sequence ATGAAAGCGTCGAAGACGTCGCGCGTGGCCGTGATTGGCGGCGGCATTGGCGGGCTGACCGCGGCGGGCCTCCTGGCGAAGGAGGGCCACGCGGTGACGCTGTTCGAGGGCAGCCCCTCCCTGGGCGGCAAGGCGCAGGCCGTCACCGTGGAGGGGCTCACGCTGGACACCGGCCCCACGCTGCTGACGCTGCCGGCGCTGGTGCGGGGCACCTTCGAGAAGCTGGACGCGCTGGACCTGCTGCCGCCGTTCACGGAGCTGGAGCCGCAGTGCGCCTACCGCTTCACGGATGGGTGCGGCTTCACCGCGTACAAGGACCTGGAGCGCATGGCGGACAGCGCCGCCGAGCTGCGCCCCGGTGAGCGCAAGGGCGTGCACTCGTTCTACGCGGAGGCCGCGGCCATCTGGCGCGCGGCGGGCGAGCCCTACCTGGAGGCCCCCTTCGAAGGCATGGCCGGGTTCATGGCGCGCGTGGCCCGCCGGGGCATCGGGGCGATGCTGGCGGGGATGAAGCTGGACACGCTGCACACGCTGGCGACGAAGCACTTCCAGACCCAGCACCTGCAACAATACGTGGGCCGCTTCGCCACCTATGCGGGCGGGTCGCCCTATGCGTCCAGCGCGGCCTTCGCGCTCATCCCGCACATCGAACATGCGTACGGCGTGCACCACGTGAAGGGCGGCATCGGCGCGCTGGTGGAGGCCCTGGGCCAGGCGGTGCGGCGGCAGGGCGTGACGGTGCACCTGGACACGCGCGCCCGCTTCGAGCGGACCTCCGAGGGCTACCGCGTGGGCCCGGGGCAGGAGCTGTTCGACAGCGTGGTGGTGAACGCGGATCCGCTGGCGTCGCTGCGCCGTGAATCCGAGCCGCTGTCGCTGTCCGGCTTCGTGCTGCTCCTGGAGGTGGAGGGGCGGCCGGCGCTGCCGCACCACACGGTCCTCTTCGGCGCGGACTACCGGCGCGAATTCGACGAGCTGTTCGCCGGGAAGCTGGCCACGGACCCCACGGTGTACTTCTGCAACCCGTCCGCCACCGACCCCGGCATGGCGCCGCTGGGCCGCACGGGCCTGTTCGTGATGGTGAACGCGCCGGCCATGCCACTGGGGGACTCCCAGGCGGAGCAGGCGGGCCGCGACTGGGAGTCGATGGCGGCGCTCGTGCGCACGCAGATGTTCGACGCGCTCTTCAAGCACTACCCGGGCCTGCGCGGGAAGACGCGCGTGGTGGGGCAGCGCACGCCGGTGGACCTGGCGGCGCGCGGTGCTCCGGGGGGCTCCATCTACGGCTTCCTGCCGCACGGCCGCTTCGGCCCGTTCCGCCGGCCGCGCATCCGGGGCGGCACGCCGGGGCTGTTCTTCGCGGGCGGCGGCACGCACCCGGGCGGTGGGGTGCCGCTGGTGATGTTGTCGGGCCGGTTCGCCGCGGAGATGGCCTCCGCCCACCTGAGGAGGAGCGCATGA
- a CDS encoding carotenoid 1,2-hydratase, whose protein sequence is MTSLLAHPLLPEVPALPALPDAAGAYRWFYADVTAGDYSAVCIFMLGSLFSPRYSVAARRGGLPQEHSAVNFALYHRGVRRLWVLSEYPRAQVEGPGRLRIGRSTLTHARDGTVRMDVDDGTAPWGRPVRASLTLRPLTPRGMEMQLMPGLPHYWQALAPRSEARLEVSSLDVAADGMGYHDTNHGQELLGDRLSGWHWARTHHESHTVVDYHLPDGVAPLRLMAGPSGVVCERGPHPEARPTSITGWGLRVPSHLHAGNEVVGAPRLLESSPFYARLESRRGALDTMGEVADFRRFHSPFIRWMAHFRTRVERTA, encoded by the coding sequence ATGACGTCCCTGCTCGCGCATCCTTTGCTGCCGGAAGTGCCCGCGCTGCCCGCGCTGCCCGACGCGGCGGGGGCCTACCGCTGGTTCTACGCGGACGTCACCGCGGGGGACTACAGCGCGGTGTGCATCTTCATGCTGGGCTCGCTCTTTTCGCCGCGCTATTCGGTGGCGGCGCGGCGCGGGGGCCTGCCGCAGGAGCACAGCGCGGTGAACTTCGCGCTCTACCACCGGGGCGTGCGCCGGCTGTGGGTGCTCAGCGAGTACCCGCGCGCGCAGGTGGAGGGGCCCGGCAGGCTGCGCATCGGTCGCTCCACGCTCACCCATGCCCGGGACGGCACGGTGCGCATGGACGTTGACGATGGGACGGCGCCGTGGGGCCGCCCGGTGCGCGCCAGCCTGACGCTCCGGCCGCTGACGCCCCGGGGGATGGAGATGCAGCTGATGCCGGGGCTGCCGCACTACTGGCAGGCGCTGGCGCCGCGCTCGGAGGCCCGGCTGGAGGTGTCGTCCCTGGACGTGGCGGCCGACGGCATGGGCTACCACGACACCAACCACGGCCAGGAACTGCTGGGCGACCGGCTGTCCGGGTGGCACTGGGCGCGCACCCACCACGAAAGCCACACGGTGGTGGACTACCACTTGCCGGATGGCGTGGCCCCGCTGCGGCTGATGGCGGGACCGTCCGGCGTCGTGTGCGAGCGCGGCCCGCACCCCGAGGCCCGGCCCACGAGCATCACCGGCTGGGGGCTGCGCGTCCCCTCGCACCTGCACGCGGGCAACGAGGTGGTGGGCGCGCCGCGCCTGCTGGAGTCGTCGCCCTTCTACGCGCGGCTGGAGTCGCGCCGGGGTGCGCTGGACACGATGGGCGAGGTGGCGGACTTCCGCCGCTTCCACTCGCCCTTCATCCGCTGGATGGCGCACTTCCGCACGCGCGTGGAGCGGACGGCATGA